cccaacaggaaaaaacagtgaagcaaaggaagaatccgtggtttaatagggaatgtatgaaagcaaaggagctgaacaaaagggcatggaggaacttccgtaataacagaacaccagaaagtggagagagataccagagaaccaggaacgagtatgttagtgtgagaagagcagctgagaaaaggtatgaaaatgatatagctaataaagccaagaccgaaccaaagctactacacagtcacatcaggaggaagacaacagtgaaggaacaggtgatgaaacttagggtgggcgaggacaggtacacagagaatgacaaagaggtgtgtgtgaagaactcaacaaaaggttccaggaggtctttacaatagaacagggagaagtcacggtgctaggagaggtgacagcaaaccaggtgaccttggaaaggttcgaaattacaagagatgaggtcaagaagcacctattggagctggatgtgagaaatgctgttgggctggatggaatctcaccatgggaattgaaagagtgtgcaggagcacttagcttgccactctccatagtgtatagtaggtcactggaaacgggagacgtaccagaagtatggaagactgctaatgtagtaccaatatttaaaaagggtgacagacaagaggcactgaactacaggccagtgtccttaacttgtataccatgcaaggtgatggagaagattgtgagaaaaaacctagtaacatatctggagagaagagacttcgtgacaacccatcaacatgggttcagggagggtaaatcttgccttacaggattgatagaattctacgatcaggtgacaaagattaaacaagaaagagaagggtgggcggactgcattttttttgactgtcggaaagcctttgacacagtaccccataaaaggttgatgcataagctggagaaacaggcaggagtaactggtagggcgctccagtggataagggagtacctaaacaataggaagcagagagttacagtgaggggtgagacctcagactggcgtgaagtcaccagtggagtcccacagggctctgtacttggacctatcctgtttcttatatacgtaaatgatctcccagagactcattcctctcaatgtttgctgacgacgccaaaattatgataaggattaagacagaggacgacagcttgaggcttcaagaagacctggacaagctgcaggaatggtcgaacaaatggctgttagagtttaacccaagcaaatgtaatgtaatgaagataggggtaggaagcaggagaccagatacaaggtatcacttgggagatgaaatacttcaagagtccgagagagagaaagacctgggagttgatatcacgccagacctgtcccctgaagctcatatcaagaggataacagcagcagcatatgccaggttggctaacataagaacagcctttagaaacttgtgtaaggaatctttcagaacgttatataccacatatgtcagaccaatcctggagtatgcggcaccagcatggagtccatatctagtcaagcataagactaaaatggaaaaggttcaaaggtttgccaccggactcgtacccgagctgagaggtatgagctacgaggagagactacgggaattaaacctcacttcgttggaagacagaagacttaggggggacatgatcaccacattcaagatcctcaagggaatcgacagggttgataaagacaggctgtttaacacaaggggcacacgcactaggggacacaggtggaaactgagtgcccaaatgagccacagagatattagaaagaacttttttagtgtcagagtggttgacaaatggaatgcattaggaagtgatgtggtggaggctgactccatacacagtttcaagtgtagatatgacagagcccaataggctcaggaacctgtacacctgttgattgacagttgagaggcgggaccaaagagccagagctcaacccccacaagcacaactaggtgagtaccaccctccctcccacagcattactcctccctccatggcgcacagcgctaaatatcaccacaatcctgctattatcagaaccctggtcagttttatcacagtcagtggtcttctgtaataatatcatcgctacataatagcatgaacaagtatattatggcatttttaggcgatgctgtggtcacaagctgaacagcagtgctgtgagttcatgctgtGTGCGTcatgcttggttgctcactcaatactgaggcccctaacacccgggagtttggcccacgattttttttttaaatggcgtctgtttacaagagccctgatgaaggtgtggtgaaccccgtgtatccgcgggccgtttaaatcttgcgtagtactccaaagcatcacatgatgcgatgcgcaatttactgcaagtcggtcaaagcatcatatgattaagaaagtaattattaattgaaggcaccaaaccgggaagtatACTGCAAGTTAAGAAACTTGCAGTATACCATGCCAGAGTCGTCCCGTGTAACTAGAAACCTATGCTTCGCAATTTTGGAGGTAAGTTatcctatttttttgtttgtgcagtgaggccatgcAAATTTTCAGTGTTGTGTCAATTTAAAGTGAAGTGTGTAGTGCCATGCCAGTCTGTTTAATTATTTTAGTCAGTAAAGTGCCAAGTGTTTGTTAACAATGGAGGATCAAGTGGTGTCGCTGTTGGCTAATCCAGATTTTGAGGGAATTAAAAGCCTAAAAAAGTCTGCCTAAATAAATATGGCAAATAAGTTAGAATTAACAGCCAACAATAAAAGGAATAAGGCACAAATTCTGAGAGTCATAGTGACCCATTTAGTAGAAAATAGTGAGTTAGGAGAAGAATTTCTGGAGGAAGTCAAAGAGGAGACTAGTGAGCAAATTGCTTTAagacgtcttgagttagaagtgcaagtagcatatgctaagcttgaagctagaGAGAAAGAATGTGAGTTTGAAaggcaacagaaaatattagaagcTGAAGCTcaacaaagagagattgaagctcaaaaccaacagaaaatattagaggctgaagctcaacaGAGAGAGCTTGACGCTCGAAGGTTAGAAATTGAAGCTAAGGCTAGTCAACTACagttagaaattgaggcacaaaATCATAGTTTAGTAGCTCAGCTGCAGTTAGAAGCAACAAAGAAACAGCAGTTAGAAATTCAAAAACAAATGGCTGAGGCTAACAACAGACTTGAATCACAGCGTTTGGCATCTGGGCATGGTAATACAAGCAATATTCATAATAGTAATGATAGTAATCCCATTAGAATAAATAAGTACacagagttacccaagttcaatgagga
This genomic window from Procambarus clarkii isolate CNS0578487 chromosome 62, FALCON_Pclarkii_2.0, whole genome shotgun sequence contains:
- the LOC138354239 gene encoding calponin homology domain-containing protein DDB_G0272472-like, with protein sequence MANKLELTANNKRNKAQILRVIVTHLVENSELGEEFLEEVKEETSEQIALRRLELEVQVAYAKLEAREKECEFERQQKILEAEAQQREIEAQNQQKILEAEAQQRELDARRLEIEAKASQLQLEIEAQNHSLVAQLQLEATKKQQLEIQKQMAEANNRLESQRLASGHGNTSNIHNSNDSNPIRINKYTELPKFNEEDPEVFFSHFSKIAVSMNWPMDQWVAIMQSQLKGRSQEVFASLPDENSFDYELVKKSILNAYQLNPEVHRQKFRNLKKASEQTIAEFNRLKTNYCNRWLKSLYITDYDALKNLLITEEVLSCLPDKLSTSMAEQKNSTDIYELSKLADEHEF